Proteins encoded in a region of the Scyliorhinus torazame isolate Kashiwa2021f chromosome 1, sScyTor2.1, whole genome shotgun sequence genome:
- the LOC140419792 gene encoding probable G-protein coupled receptor 139 — protein sequence MRLVDLLFLLFDVEPIFYHILGVVGVSSNFVAIVILTRGRCGLSKGVTWYLLSMALADLLVIIIDVIVSKMNFLGLYSSFFYYTPGCNIREVISSTIVEISVWLTVAFTFDRTVAICFQKLKIKYCTEKTAATVITTVSVLSLLTNIPLFFKYILYDFDYYCSVTYQYYHSPLWITFDWILRILTPVLPFVLILLLNTLTVRHILMANAVRRKLRGQRNGDEKNDSEMKNRRRSIILLFTITGSFILLWATRVVYLSIQRITGMYEVWTTPVLVTDMMGRMLQLSSSCTNTFIYVVTQRKFREEVMNAVKYPFTLILKFIK from the exons ATGCGTCTGGTGGATCTATTGTTTCTGCTCTTCGATGTCGAACCCATTTTCTATCACATTCTTGGGGTGGTTGGAGTTTCAT CTAACTTTGTCGCAATCGTGATACTAACTCGAGGAAGGTGTGGTCTCTCCAAAGGCGTCACCTGGTATTTGTTGTCAATGGCCCTGGCAGATCTGCTGGTCATCATTATTGATGTCATAGTGAGCAAAATGAATTTCTTAGGTCTGTATTCTTCATTCTTTTACTACACACCGGGCTGTAACATCAGAGAAGTGATATCTTCCACCATTGTAGAGATTTCTGTCTGGCTCACAGTCGCCTTCACCTTTGACCGCACAGTCGCCATTTGCTTCCAGAAACTGAAGATTAAATACTGCactgagaaaactgcagccaccGTTATCacaacggtgagtgtgttgagtttGTTAACCAACATCCCGCTATTTTTTAAATACATATTGTACGATTTTGATTACTATTGTTCAGTAACATATCAATACTACCATTCACCTTTGTGGATAACATTTGACTGGATACTCCGCATTTTAACTCCAGTGCTCCCCTTTGTGCTGATCCTGCTGCTCAATACTCTCACCGTCAGGCACATCCTGATGGCCAATGCAGTCCGCCGGAAACTGAGGGGACAGCGAAACGGGGATGAGAAGAATGATTCAGAAATGAAGAATCGAAGaagatccatcattttactcttcaccaTAACGGGCAGTTTTATCCTGTTATGGGCGACACGTGTCGTTTATCTATCAATTCAGCGAATTACTGGAATGTATGAGGTGTGGACAACTCCTGTCCTTGTAACAGACATGATGGGAAGAATGCTTCAGTTatccagttcctgcaccaacacatttatttacgTAGTCACACAGAGGAAGTTCAGAGAGGAGGTGATGAACGCTGTGAAATATCCCTTTACTCTCATCCTGAAGTTCATTAAATAA